TATGAATCTTTagatacttttttcaatgtttttaccAATTCATTAATGGTTCtgtttcatgttttttgtttgacaatttttatgtttttcggCAGTTCTggaagctttttccaacatttttggagctttttttacaatgtttctGTGGGGTTTATTTGGCTAATTTCTTGCTTTTTCTCAGTTCTTGCAGCTTTATTCTGTGTTTTTTGAAGAACCTTAAAGTTAAATGTGGTTTTGAAACTTTAAGCGCATTTTTCAAACGTTTATCACTTTATCTGTAGTTGTTGCATCTTTTGTCCGTCTCTTTCTAAAGaagttaactgtgatgtaaCCTGTCTGTTATGATCTGATATAACCAGCACATGTTTGGTTTTTCTTCATAATCCTCGTGTTATCATGTGATATTCCAGGTAtctctcctgctgctgactctagaactcatctctctcctgtcattcaggtaaatatactttatattAGTATTCTCtctttaacacatttaaactcTGTATGTTTATATCTGCAATCATTCAGAACTTATTCTGGCTGCATCAGGACTTCATGGATTTCTTCTGCAGAAAGATTTAGATTAATAATCCTGTGTGCAGTTATTCTGCACTGTAGAAACTCCTGatgtctctaacagcttttatatgataatataaagagatgttagatatgtcagagtaaagtctctaacagcttttatatgataatataaagagatggtagatatgtcagagtaaagtctctaacagcttatatatatgataatataaagagatggtagatatgtcagagtaaagtctctaacagcttttatatgataatataaagagatggtagatatgtcagagtaaagtctctaacagcttttataactCTGTGTTCTCCAGATAACCATGAAGATCTCTATCTTTGCCGGttttctgctgctctctctgtgcCAACTGAGCACCGGTGCTAACTTCGGTAGTGTTAGCATTAGGGGGATTGGTGATAATAAGTTTGAACAAGAGAATATCGTGGCTAACCTATGCACCCAGGTGATGATGGACAGAGGATTCGCTTTCCTGAACAAAACCACCTGTAAGCCGGAGAAAACCTTCATCAAAGCTCCAGTGGACGAGGTCCGAGCCGTCTGTGGGGGGAAAGGAAGTGGAGTCAGCAAAGAGAACTTTAAACTGGTTGAGTGTAAAGTTGATCCTGCTCATAACAAGCCTCCCAACTGTCAGTACacggtggaggaggtggagaagaaAATCCTGGTCACCTGTGTCAAAAACCAACCTACtgagtttaaaataaaacagtaatctgttactacctgatgaatcagagtaatctgttactacaactgatgaatcagagtaatctgttactacaactgatgaaccagagtaatctgttactacctgatgaatcagagtaatctgttactacaactgatgaatcagagtaatctgttactacctgatgaatcagagtaatctgttactacctgatgaatcagagtaatctgttactacaactgatgaatcagagtaatctgttactacctgatgaatcagagtaatctgttactacctgatgaatcagagtaatctgttactacctgatgaatcagagtaatctattactacctgatgaatcagagtagtctgttactacctgatgagtAACTTGTGTCTCCTGTTGAATAAAACACATGTTGACAGTttatctctgtgtctgtgtttaatgTCGTCATATTCACTCATTCATAAAGTAGATGTGGGTTTATTTGTCATTCTAatgaaatagctgcagttttttcttgatttgactcatattcacacacacacacacacacacacacacacacacacacacacacacacacacacacacacaacacacacacacacacagacgcacacagacacatacacacacaaacacagacagacagacagacacacacacacagacacacacagaaactcacagacacacacacatacacacacacacagacacagacacacacacacacacacagaaactcacagacacacacacacacacacagacacacacacagacacacacacacacacacacacacacacacacacacacacacacacacacacacacacacacacacacacacacacacacacacacacacacacacacacacacacacacacacacacacacacacacacacacacacacacacacaaacacacacacacacacgcagacacatacacaaacacacacacagttatacacacacacccacagaaacactaaaacacacacgtgtctttgtgtgttgtgtatttatgtatgtatgtgatgtaatgtatgtgtgtgttgtagtatttgtctgtgtgtgttactgtgtgtgtgtctgttgctattgtgtgtgttttaatgttattgttgtatgtgtgtgttgtgtatcatGTTTGTGTTATTGATGTGTATTGTCTGTAGtcttgtgtaatgtgtgtgtgtgtgtgttaggacaACAGGTCCTGCCACATCTTTCCCTCCCCAGGTATGAGGAGATCTCACAACTTATGTAACAGTTGAGGTGTTATCTTCCTACAGAACattccttcacacacacacacacacacacacacactcacatacacacacacacacacacacacaccacatacacacacacacacacacacacacacacacacacaaacaatacacacacacacacacacacacacactcacatacacacacacacacacacacacacacacacatacacacacacacacacacacacacacactcacatacacacacacacacacacacacacacacaaacacacacacacacacacacacacacacacacacacacacacacacacaacacatacacacacacacacacacacagacacacacacacaccacatacacacacacacacacacacacacacacacacacacacacacaagacacacacacacaccacatacacacactcacagacacacacacacacacacacacaaacacacacacactcacatacacacactcacagacacacacagacacacacacacactcacatacacacacacacacagacacacacacacactcacatacacacactcacagacacacacacacacacacacacacacacacacaagacacacacacactcacatacacacacactcacagacacacacacacacacacacacacacacacacacactcacatacacacacacacacacacacacacacacacacacacacacacacactcacatacacacacactcacagacacacacacacaaacagctcctcgctgcagcttcagcaatagaaactttgaacattgtccactctggtccAATGCCCCCGGCCTCCACAGAGATGCACCAAAACCTCCgtcggaggtgtgagttgaaagtccgtctgacaggggcctcctccagacgttcccagtttacccgcactacccgtttgggcttaccaggtctgtccagagtcttcccccccccctgacccaactcaccaccagatggcgATCGGTTGAAGCtatgcccctctcttcacccgagtgtccaaaacatacggcctcagatcagatgaaaccaTTATATAATtgttggcctagggtgctctggtaccaggtacacttatgagcatccctatgttccaacatggtgttcgttatagacaatccatgactagcacagaagtccaacaacaaacaaccactctggtttagatcagggaggccgttcctcccaatcacccctccaggtgtctccatcattgcccacgtgcgttgaagtcccccagcagaattatggagtccccactggcgccccatgcaggactccactcatgttctccaagaaggccgaatactccgaactcctgtttggtgcatatgcacaaacaacagtcagagttttcccccacaacccgcaggcgtagggaggcgaccctctcgtccaccgggtaaACTCCAAGCGGGGCGCTCGCCAGCCGGGGGCTTggtagtatccccacacccgcccggcgcctctacaccctgagcaactccggagaagaaagaGTCCAactcctatccaggagtatggtccgcaaaccgagactgtgcgtagaggtaagcccccccagatctaaccggtagcgctccacctcccgcaccagttccggctccttccccacagagaggagacgtccacgtccccagagccagcgtctgctgcccccATGTGGCTGGCGCACCCGACCCCGGCgcttcctcccacaggtggtgggcccatggggtGGAGAGGGAGGCGCATGTTgctttttcgggctgtgcccagccgggctccgtggcaaaacCGGCCACCAGACGCCGTGGCGGCGGCCTCTTCGGCCTGGGCCTGGCCCGAGCCGGggcccgggcttcctccggcaGGGTCACTTCATCTCTTCCTCGATGACTCAAAGgggttttgaaccattctttgtctggcccatCACCTGAGACCAGTTTGCCTTGGGAGATCCTACCAGGATCAccaagctccagacaacacagccctcaggttcatagggacacacaaacctTGGCATATATCAATTTTGGCAATCTAAAGGCCAATTGCCACCACACTGCAATTAAAGATACACCCGTTTCCTGTTTCGGacagccacctacaggaagttggtcctccataacttgtgcattgttttagttatctaaattcttttgataacttctTGTCAGGAGGGTCCACAGATACTACGAGCAAAGTTTCAAGTAGATTGAAATCAGGGCCTAGGAGGagttcaaaaatgtaaaacacatgAAAATGCTTAAATCGAAATTATCCGCCTTCTGGTTGAGCAgaaggtaaatgggaaatatgtctgcaatgattagagcaatatgtgTAGTAAATCTGGTGAAAATCTGAGCAACTATGTCTAAGTTAAGGCCTTCCCGCATTAAGGGGGCACTTGGGAGCCCGCTGAGGTTATGagccaaatcgctgtacagtctcgcaaagctcccaggtgtttatATGGGTGTCAGTTTTGTGAGTTTTATATGATTGAGGctgtcaaaaatgtgcccaagtgcTAAAACTAATTAAGGGCTTGCTAGATCAACGGAGCACACCGCTTCCACCGTAAACTGTGAACTTCTAAGAAGTTACTATTCTGCAAATGGCTGCACAATTGTGAGAGTTTTCggcatcctaaagtcctcaaagaCCTCTTCATGAAATGAAATTGTTTGAACAAAAACAAGATCACCGCGACTTCCTGTCGGATGGAAAAATGGCGGGAACGGTTAAGGGGTAATGGGTAGAGGGTTAGCGGTTAAGGGGTAATAGGTAAGGGttaatggttaaggttagggggttggggggggtaggggttaggtttgggttaaaacaggGATGGGAGCTGCGAGGGGCACGGGGCAAGGGGACCACTGATGTGAATAAACACTTAAAAtcctctttaaaaaaagttgggttatataaaagctgtttaaaAGAAGGCCAGATATTAAAAGCAGGTTAAAAAGAACCACTGGACTGGACGGACAGCGGGagattaaaactttaaatgaaAGGTCACCTCCACACACGCCCTGGCCTCTCTCCTCgagacattacaaaataaataattgaaataaattatatatactgtatatatatatatatacgtacaggccaaaagtgttggacacaccttctcattcaatgcgtttcctttttattttcatgactatttacattgtgttctcactgaaggcatcaaaactatgaatgaacacatat
The DNA window shown above is from Perca fluviatilis chromosome 7, GENO_Pfluv_1.0, whole genome shotgun sequence and carries:
- the LOC120562404 gene encoding ribonuclease pancreatic-like, whose translation is MKISIFAGFLLLSLCQLSTGANFGSVSIRGIGDNKFEQENIVANLCTQVMMDRGFAFLNKTTCKPEKTFIKAPVDEVRAVCGGKGSGVSKENFKLVECKVDPAHNKPPNCQYTVEEVEKKILVTCVKNQPTEFKIKQ